One window of the Clostridium sp. MB40-C1 genome contains the following:
- the scfB gene encoding thioether cross-link-forming SCIFF peptide maturase: protein MSLIHKFIQDEEYFVLDVNTGAVHIIDEIVYDLLDEDKFRSKEELIEEYKDKHSVKEIEEVYNEIDELIKEGYLYSKDLYEDIAIKSQEGDSFIKALCLNITHDCNLRCKYCFADEGKYHGARKVMSVEVAKKAIDYVIAHSGPRKNIEVDLFGGEPLLAMKEIKEIIAYAREQEKVHNKVIRFTMTTNATLLNDENMEYMDKEMGNIVLSIDGRKEVNDNVRIRVDNSGTYESILPKIYKMVEKRDKSKQYYVRGTFTRENIDFFKDIKHLADLGFKEISVEPVVLPDEHSLSLREEDLETIFENYDMLYKEMLDRYRKGNEFKFYHFNIDLQGGPCVYKRISGCGAGHEYIAVTPDGDIYPCHQFVGNEDFKMGTIYDSDDKIKWDIAKKFKCAHIYNKPTCKECWAKFYCSGGCQANNYNFNNDIHNPYKIGCEMQKKRVECAIALKAKKMEK, encoded by the coding sequence TTGTCATTAATACATAAATTTATTCAAGATGAAGAATATTTTGTTTTAGATGTAAATACTGGAGCAGTCCATATAATAGATGAAATAGTATATGATTTATTAGATGAGGATAAGTTTAGAAGTAAAGAGGAACTTATTGAAGAATATAAGGACAAGCACTCTGTAAAAGAAATTGAAGAAGTATACAATGAAATAGATGAATTAATAAAAGAAGGATACTTATATTCAAAAGATTTATATGAAGATATAGCTATTAAAAGTCAAGAAGGAGATAGTTTTATAAAAGCATTGTGCCTAAATATAACTCATGATTGCAATCTAAGGTGTAAATATTGTTTTGCAGACGAAGGAAAATATCATGGTGCTAGAAAAGTCATGTCTGTAGAGGTGGCTAAAAAAGCTATAGATTATGTTATAGCTCACAGTGGGCCAAGAAAAAATATAGAGGTAGATTTATTTGGAGGAGAACCTCTTCTTGCAATGAAAGAAATAAAAGAAATAATAGCTTATGCAAGAGAACAAGAAAAAGTACATAATAAAGTTATAAGATTTACTATGACTACTAATGCTACCCTTTTAAACGATGAAAATATGGAATATATGGACAAAGAAATGGGAAATATAGTATTAAGCATTGATGGAAGAAAAGAAGTAAATGATAATGTTAGAATAAGAGTAGATAATAGTGGAACTTATGAATCAATACTTCCTAAGATATATAAAATGGTAGAGAAAAGAGATAAGTCAAAACAGTATTATGTAAGAGGTACCTTTACTAGAGAGAATATAGACTTTTTTAAGGATATAAAACATTTAGCAGATTTAGGATTTAAAGAAATTTCTGTTGAACCTGTTGTACTTCCAGATGAACACTCATTATCTTTAAGAGAAGAAGATCTAGAAACTATATTTGAAAACTATGATATGCTTTATAAAGAAATGTTAGATAGATATAGAAAAGGAAATGAATTTAAATTCTATCACTTTAATATAGATCTTCAAGGTGGTCCCTGTGTTTATAAAAGAATATCTGGTTGCGGTGCAGGGCATGAATATATTGCAGTAACTCCTGATGGAGATATATACCCATGTCATCAATTTGTAGGAAATGAAGACTTTAAAATGGGCACTATATATGACAGTGATGATAAAATAAAATGGGATATTGCTAAAAAGTTTAAATGTGCACACATATATAATAAACCTACATGTAAAGAATGTTGGGCTAAATTCTATTGTAGTGGAGGTTGTCAAGCCAACAACTATAATTTTAACAATGATATACATAATCCATATAAAATAGGATGTGAGATGCAAAAGAAAAGAGTAGAATGTGCAATTGCTTTAAAAGCAAAAAAGATGGAAAAATAA
- the tgt gene encoding tRNA guanosine(34) transglycosylase Tgt encodes MFKLIKKNGNARRGEFTTPHGVVQTPVFMNVGTLAAIKGAVSTMDLKEIGCQVELSNTYHLHLRPGDKVIRELGGLHKFMNWDRPILTDSGGFQVFSLAGLRKIEEEGVYFNSHIDGRRIFMGPEESMQIQSNLASTIAMAFDECIPNPSSKEYVVNSVARTTRWLERCKKEMERLNSLPDTINKKQMLFGINQGGVYEDVRIEHAKEISKMDLDGYAIGGLAVGESHEEMYRIISAVEPYLPSDKPRYLMGVGIPSNILEAVERGVDFFDCVLPARNGRHGHVFTKYGKINLMNAKFELDSRPIDEECDCPACKHYTRAYIRHLFKAKEMLAMRLCVLHNLYFYNKLMEDIRAAIDGDYFDDFKAQKLEEWGGRA; translated from the coding sequence ATGTTTAAGCTGATAAAAAAGAACGGTAATGCTAGACGTGGTGAATTTACTACACCTCATGGAGTAGTTCAAACACCAGTATTTATGAATGTAGGTACTTTAGCTGCTATAAAGGGAGCGGTATCTACTATGGACTTAAAAGAAATAGGATGTCAAGTAGAACTTTCAAATACTTACCATCTTCACCTAAGACCAGGAGATAAAGTTATTAGGGAGTTAGGTGGACTTCATAAATTTATGAATTGGGATAGACCTATACTTACTGATTCAGGTGGCTTCCAAGTTTTTTCTTTAGCTGGATTAAGGAAGATAGAAGAAGAAGGTGTTTATTTTAATTCTCATATAGATGGAAGAAGAATTTTTATGGGACCTGAAGAAAGTATGCAAATCCAAAGTAATTTGGCTTCTACAATAGCTATGGCTTTTGATGAGTGTATACCTAACCCGTCTTCAAAGGAATATGTTGTAAATTCTGTAGCAAGAACAACAAGATGGCTAGAAAGATGTAAAAAAGAAATGGAAAGATTAAATTCTCTTCCAGATACCATAAATAAAAAGCAAATGTTATTTGGAATAAACCAGGGTGGAGTTTATGAAGATGTAAGGATAGAACATGCTAAGGAAATATCAAAAATGGATTTAGATGGATATGCTATAGGGGGTCTTGCAGTTGGAGAATCTCATGAGGAAATGTATAGAATTATTAGCGCAGTAGAGCCATATCTTCCTTCTGATAAACCAAGATATTTAATGGGAGTAGGGATTCCGAGCAATATACTTGAAGCAGTAGAAAGAGGAGTAGACTTTTTTGATTGCGTACTTCCTGCCAGAAATGGAAGGCATGGACATGTATTTACTAAGTATGGTAAAATTAATTTAATGAATGCTAAGTTTGAGTTAGACAGTAGACCTATAGACGAGGAATGTGATTGCCCTGCATGCAAGCATTACACTAGAGCTTATATAAGACATCTTTTTAAAGCAAAAGAAATGCTTGCAATGAGATTGTGTGTACTTCATAATTTATATTTTTATAATAAGTTAATGGAGGATATAAGAGCAGCTATAGATGGCGATTATTTTGATGATTTTAAAGCTCAAAAGCTAGAGGAATGGGGCGGAAGAGCTTAA
- a CDS encoding TIGR04086 family membrane protein codes for MGDNSNIMPIGEGVVRSFFLTLGLLLIYAVITSFIDTNAKFDSVYKVVITALGVMYGTMYAVKKINKRGWLVGLVVALIYMIIIYLVSVLNGRGFALTNFSILRIVLALGVGTLSGMLGVNL; via the coding sequence ATGGGCGATAATAGTAACATAATGCCTATAGGAGAAGGGGTAGTGAGAAGTTTCTTTTTGACACTTGGATTATTATTAATATACGCAGTGATAACTTCTTTTATAGATACAAATGCTAAATTTGATTCTGTATATAAAGTTGTAATAACTGCTCTTGGAGTAATGTATGGAACAATGTATGCAGTAAAAAAGATAAATAAAAGAGGCTGGTTAGTTGGATTGGTGGTAGCATTAATTTATATGATTATTATTTATCTTGTGTCTGTACTTAACGGAAGAGGTTTTGCACTTACAAATTTCAGTATACTTAGAATAGTACTAGCCCTCGGAGTAGGCACGTTATCTGGTATGCTGGGGGTAAATCTTTAA
- the scfA gene encoding six-cysteine ranthipeptide SCIFF has product MKHIKTINKPNIKNSLNKPGCKECANSCQSACKTSCTVANLACEK; this is encoded by the coding sequence ATGAAACACATTAAAACTATAAACAAGCCAAATATAAAGAATAGTTTAAATAAGCCGGGATGTAAAGAATGTGCTAACTCATGCCAATCTGCATGTAAAACATCTTGCACAGTTGCAAATTTAGCTTGTGAAAAATAA
- a CDS encoding DHH family phosphoesterase, protein MKKYCCYDNFLNSINTNDTYILKGIKSAVVRITEAVNKREKIVVYGSYDVDGITSVSLLILILKYLNADVEYYIPDTLEEKEIFNCYAIENHIRLLGASLIITVGCGINSLREVELCKKYNMDVIITDYHVPKDNIPKTIVINPKQEGCIYSFKELSAVGIAYKLAYSVAKEYQVKYIEKYLDLVAIGIISSGVPLVDENKRMVEKGIYYLANTNNYGIKALMKINNISDINYLSLFKIVHTIMPKVNAVGRMDDARIIVELFTTSDKERAERISKYIKMIRKYNF, encoded by the coding sequence ATGAAGAAGTATTGTTGTTATGATAATTTTTTAAACTCAATAAATACAAATGATACATATATTTTAAAAGGAATAAAAAGTGCCGTAGTAAGGATTACTGAAGCAGTTAACAAAAGGGAAAAAATAGTTGTGTACGGTTCCTATGATGTAGATGGAATAACTAGTGTTTCATTGCTTATTTTAATTTTAAAATATTTAAATGCAGATGTAGAATATTACATTCCAGATACTTTAGAGGAAAAAGAAATTTTCAATTGTTATGCAATTGAAAATCACATAAGGCTGTTAGGTGCAAGTTTAATTATTACTGTAGGATGTGGAATTAATTCATTGAGAGAAGTGGAATTGTGTAAAAAATATAATATGGATGTAATAATTACAGATTATCATGTGCCCAAAGATAATATACCAAAAACTATAGTTATAAATCCAAAACAAGAAGGGTGTATTTATTCATTCAAAGAACTGAGTGCAGTAGGTATAGCTTATAAATTAGCTTATTCTGTAGCAAAAGAGTATCAAGTGAAATATATTGAAAAATATCTTGATTTAGTAGCTATAGGTATAATTTCAAGTGGTGTACCTTTAGTTGATGAAAATAAAAGGATGGTTGAAAAGGGTATTTATTATTTGGCAAATACAAATAACTATGGTATTAAAGCTTTAATGAAAATAAACAATATAAGTGATATAAATTATTTGTCTCTATTTAAGATTGTACACACTATTATGCCTAAGGTTAATGCAGTGGGAAGAATGGATGATGCAAGGATAATAGTGGAACTTTTTACTACTTCTGATAAAGAAAGAGCAGAAAGAATTTCGAAGTATATAAAGATGATAAGAAAATATAATTTTTAA
- a CDS encoding adenine phosphoribosyltransferase, whose protein sequence is MDLKESIRIIDGFPKDGISFKDVTTLLQNSKAFKYSVDKVAEHLKDKNVDVIVGPEARGFLFGAPVAYAVGAGFVPVRKKGKLPSDTVAVDYSLEYGTDTLEIHKDAIKPGQKVAIVDDLLATGGTIESVVKLIEKLGGEVVSVDFIIELTDLRGKDKLDGYDVMSLVQYDI, encoded by the coding sequence GTGGATTTAAAAGAAAGTATTAGAATAATTGATGGATTTCCTAAAGACGGAATAAGTTTCAAGGATGTTACAACACTATTACAAAATAGTAAAGCTTTCAAGTATTCAGTAGATAAAGTCGCAGAACACTTAAAGGATAAAAATGTTGATGTTATTGTAGGACCAGAAGCTAGAGGTTTTTTATTTGGTGCACCAGTAGCTTATGCAGTTGGAGCTGGATTTGTTCCTGTTAGAAAGAAAGGAAAGCTTCCAAGTGATACAGTTGCAGTTGACTATTCTTTAGAATACGGAACAGATACTTTAGAAATACACAAAGATGCTATAAAACCAGGACAAAAAGTTGCTATTGTAGATGATTTACTTGCTACAGGTGGAACTATTGAATCTGTTGTTAAACTTATAGAAAAACTTGGTGGTGAAGTTGTAAGTGTTGATTTTATTATTGAACTTACTGATTTAAGAGGAAAAGACAAACTAGATGGTTATGATGTAATGTCTTTAGTTCAATATGATATATAA
- the yajC gene encoding preprotein translocase subunit YajC — protein sequence MPQQSMISLILPFVLFMGVLYIFIILPDKKRKKQYNTMLEGLRVNDEVITRGGIIGKITRIQDEFIIIESGPDKVKVKLSKNGIATTTSALKEDK from the coding sequence ATGCCACAACAATCAATGATATCTTTAATATTACCTTTTGTATTATTCATGGGGGTACTATACATATTTATTATATTACCTGACAAAAAGAGAAAGAAACAATACAATACTATGCTAGAAGGACTAAGAGTAAACGACGAGGTTATAACAAGAGGTGGTATAATAGGAAAAATCACAAGAATACAAGATGAATTTATTATAATTGAATCAGGTCCAGATAAAGTGAAAGTTAAACTTTCAAAGAATGGAATAGCCACTACTACAAGTGCATTAAAAGAAGACAAATAA